One segment of Vibrio orientalis CIP 102891 = ATCC 33934 DNA contains the following:
- the lhgO gene encoding L-2-hydroxyglutarate oxidase produces MKQTYDYIVVGGGIVGVSTAWQLQQRHPNCSILLLEKEQHLSSHQTGHNSGVIHAGVYYAPGSLKAEFCKAGVAATTKFCRRHTIPVENCGKLLVATTPDEVECMKALFKRCQDNEIDVELIDQQELKRREPNITGLGAIAVSATSIVDYRKVTQAMAQEFQQAGGEIQLSSEVIGLTEHSDRVEVKVQSQSQSTVLSGRFLVSCSGLMADRITRMMGLETDFQIIPYRGEYFQLPAKHNQVVQHLIYPIPDPDLPFLGVHLTRMIDGSVTVGPNAVQGFKREGYGRFNFDLKDTLEMLRFAGFWKVTAKHFKTGLVEFKNSWSKAGYLKLVNKYCPQIEVEDLQPYPAGIRAQAVLKDGSLVHDFLFAESPRSLHVCNAPSPAATSAIPIGGYICDKIADKQTL; encoded by the coding sequence ACTTATCGTCTCATCAAACAGGGCATAACAGTGGTGTGATTCACGCTGGAGTCTATTATGCCCCCGGCAGTTTAAAAGCCGAGTTTTGTAAAGCGGGCGTCGCGGCGACCACCAAGTTTTGTCGTAGGCATACTATACCGGTTGAGAACTGCGGCAAGTTACTCGTTGCGACCACACCTGATGAAGTCGAGTGTATGAAGGCACTATTCAAACGCTGCCAAGACAACGAAATTGACGTTGAACTGATTGATCAGCAAGAGCTAAAACGCAGGGAGCCGAACATCACCGGACTCGGCGCAATTGCAGTCTCTGCAACCAGTATTGTCGATTATCGTAAAGTGACTCAAGCTATGGCGCAGGAGTTTCAACAAGCGGGTGGCGAGATACAGCTAAGTAGCGAAGTGATTGGACTTACAGAGCATTCAGACCGCGTCGAAGTTAAGGTTCAAAGCCAATCTCAGTCAACTGTCTTAAGCGGACGGTTCTTAGTCTCGTGTTCTGGGTTAATGGCCGATCGAATCACGCGAATGATGGGGCTTGAGACCGATTTTCAAATCATCCCTTATCGCGGTGAATACTTCCAACTGCCAGCAAAGCATAACCAAGTGGTGCAACACCTTATCTACCCAATCCCAGACCCAGATTTGCCGTTCTTAGGTGTCCATTTAACCCGCATGATTGATGGCAGCGTGACTGTTGGGCCGAATGCAGTGCAAGGCTTTAAGCGAGAAGGGTATGGGCGATTTAACTTTGATCTTAAAGACACCCTAGAGATGCTGCGTTTCGCGGGTTTTTGGAAGGTCACTGCCAAACACTTTAAGACCGGGTTAGTGGAGTTTAAAAACTCTTGGTCGAAAGCGGGCTATCTCAAGCTGGTTAATAAATACTGCCCGCAGATAGAGGTTGAAGATTTACAGCCGTACCCCGCAGGGATAAGAGCGCAAGCCGTGCTTAAAGATGGCAGCTTAGTACATGACTTTTTGTTTGCTGAAAGCCCGCGTTCTTTGCATGTCTGTAATGCGCCCTCACCGGCCGCCACTTCTGCTATTCCGATTGGTGGTTATATTTGCGATAAGATCGCAGACAAGCAAACGCTATAG
- a CDS encoding VOC family protein, which produces MTRQSPIQILAIDHIVLRTSKLQKMLTFYQDILACPIERELPELGLTQLRAGNALIDIVTVESELGQLGGKAPEQNGRNVDHFCLQTAAFDEQQLRGYLEAHNIATNDFEERYGAQGFGRSIYIEDPEGNIVELKPQL; this is translated from the coding sequence ATGACGCGCCAAAGCCCAATCCAAATACTGGCTATCGACCACATCGTGTTAAGAACGTCTAAGCTACAGAAAATGCTCACCTTTTATCAAGACATTCTTGCTTGCCCAATAGAAAGAGAGCTGCCCGAACTTGGCCTAACTCAACTAAGAGCGGGTAATGCATTGATCGATATCGTGACGGTAGAGAGTGAGTTAGGACAACTAGGCGGCAAAGCGCCCGAGCAAAACGGACGCAACGTCGATCATTTCTGCCTACAAACAGCAGCGTTTGATGAACAACAACTGCGTGGTTATCTTGAAGCGCACAATATTGCCACTAATGACTTTGAAGAGAGGTACGGCGCACAAGGCTTTGGCCGCTCTATCTATATTGAAGATCCTGAAGGCAATATCGTCGAACTAAAACCCCAACTATAG
- a CDS encoding M15 family metallopeptidase: MKTFTLGVLLALFAANSYAGSAPVSKWQCDMMVKTGVLAQGAPVGCERLMKVDFDYVNFAGKTEQGSMIVLDVVAPSVERIFAELYQRKFPLHSARLMREFKGDDNASMDANNSSAFNARPMTGGTSWSKHAYGVAIDINPVQNPFLAFGKNGTITVKPTQSATQYINRTQFRARSELSRTGMAEEVVDLFAHHGFLIWGGDWNTPIDTQHFEIGSRKFVNQLVSKPKPEATKLFNRYIESYRTCYEQNKAQGAEKTRAMCAYETVRAF, encoded by the coding sequence ATGAAGACTTTTACGTTAGGTGTATTACTCGCTCTTTTTGCTGCCAACAGTTATGCAGGCAGTGCGCCAGTGTCCAAATGGCAATGTGACATGATGGTTAAAACGGGCGTTTTGGCTCAAGGTGCCCCAGTTGGGTGCGAGCGATTAATGAAGGTCGATTTCGATTACGTTAACTTCGCCGGCAAAACAGAGCAGGGTAGTATGATTGTTTTGGATGTGGTTGCCCCGTCAGTCGAGCGTATTTTTGCTGAGTTATATCAGCGCAAATTTCCGCTCCACTCTGCGCGACTAATGCGTGAGTTTAAAGGCGACGATAATGCCTCGATGGATGCTAACAACAGCAGCGCTTTTAATGCTCGGCCAATGACAGGTGGTACAAGTTGGTCTAAGCATGCGTATGGCGTGGCGATCGATATTAACCCAGTGCAAAACCCTTTCTTAGCATTTGGTAAGAACGGCACCATTACCGTTAAGCCAACGCAATCTGCAACTCAATACATCAACCGAACTCAGTTTCGTGCTCGCTCTGAGCTAAGCCGAACAGGCATGGCGGAAGAAGTAGTCGATCTATTTGCTCATCACGGATTTCTTATCTGGGGCGGAGATTGGAACACGCCTATCGATACCCAGCACTTTGAAATCGGCTCAAGGAAGTTCGTCAACCAATTAGTCTCTAAACCTAAGCCAGAAGCGACAAAGCTGTTTAACCGTTATATCGAATCATACCGAACGTGCTATGAGCAAAACAAAGCGCAAGGTGCAGAGAAAACTAGGGCTATGTGTGCTTATGAGACGGTGAGGGCTTTTTGA